The Dermacentor variabilis isolate Ectoservices chromosome 4, ASM5094787v1, whole genome shotgun sequence genome contains the following window.
GAGGTGCATTTCTTTTCTGTTATAGCTGATGCCATACACAGCAACATTTCGTGTAAAAGAACACGGGCTCCGTTCATCAAACTTGGCGTCGATCACCATGggagttgaaaaatattcagtgtCGGTTTCATCCAAGTATTTGTTTGCGAAGTTTGTCAGAGCCACGAAGATTCTTTGTCTCACACATGCGCATGACTAGAAAATCCAAGCTTGAATTAAAAATCTGAATGTTCCTTTTCTGAGTAATCATTGCCTGCGCAGAGTAAGCCTGAACGGCATACAGGTTTTTTTACGTGAAATTGAGACAAATATAGAGGTTCTTCACGTGCCGGATGCACTCTTAGCTTTTATAGAATGAAAGTAAGATTATTTGGTCTTTCCTCCTTCCTTAGGAAAACGCTTTTCGATGAAGCCGAAGCTCGTCATGTTCTGCTTTTTGCGGGATGGATTCCTTAAGTCTTCGATTTATCCTCCTATGCTCATATAAAGAATTGAAAAGACTTCGTTCCCATCCTTTAACGACGTTACTATCCAAGGAGAATTGGTGGAACGGTGCTAAAGGAAACGGGTAAGtgcgggggaagaaaaaaaagaaaactgagaacTCGTGTTGCTTTATGCAGCTTTGCCCTGGGAAATCCTCCAGCGTGTATGTACGTATACTCACGTTCGTGCAGATGATGAGTCCCGCGAAGAACAGCGTCGTACAAACACCGAGCAACACGACAGGTTTTCTGTGCTGAAGCTTCTCTGGCCAGGTGTCGACGATGGTGGTAACGACCGTCTCGATAATCGTGAACTgtatagaagaaaagaaagaagaagaaaagcgcgAGGACAGAAGAGAATTTTGAGTGAACGACATTTAAAGTGAACCACAATGACGTGCGAGGAAATGCAAATGCATCCAGTTTCCTCTCGGTACACATTATTACGAACAGAAGGCCTCGCAAATTCAGTCCCAAGTAATTTAATCGAAGAAAAAATGCAGAAGGCCAATTACCTGAGTTCCCATTCCCAGGGTCATGAGCATGAAGAAAAACAGGAACGCCCACAGAGGTGGCAGAGGTAAATGAGTCACCGCTTCGGGGTAAGCCACAAAAGCTAACCCGGGACCTGTTTAAAACGATAAAAACAGGATGAGTTCGCTGTGGGGAAGTGTAATACACCTGTCATGTTGAAGAGTTCACATTGCATAGTGAACCGTGAACCagtgcactcaagaaaacataacacatcactttccgcacttacCTTGTGTTTCGTTCTTCTGTCACAAACAATAAAAGCTTCATTCAGCGCTTCCAAAGCGCGTAATCAGTCAGTACACATCGCCATAAAAAACAAAGTTTAATGCTTCCAACCAGCGCATGTATGAACACACACAGAGAAACATAATGCCCAGAGTGTCAACACATTCGTCGCACTTGAATCGGCACTCAAATCATTCCAAACACGCCGGTCTGGAACAACAAGAGTTTTAATCTCGTTCAAGAATCGTACAGACATGGAGaaaatcagaaaaataaaaatatgaagAAGGAAGTTGGCTCGTGGGGTGCCAGCCCCCCCTTCTACGAGCCACAATCGCTCGTCACTCTTCGTCTTCCACCGTCCGTCGTCTTCCATTCTTGTCTTGCGCTGCCTCGTGTCGCAAATGTATGTGCCTTATACTTAGCCGGCGACTTACCTCCATGCTCACGAGTTCTTTCCTGACTCTGTGTATAGCAGGATTTGATTTTCTAGAGCAGCACCGGTAGTCCACAAACGCGTGAACAAAACTTTTCCTGATTGTGTAACTTTACCGGGAGAAATCACACGGTGTCAACGCATGCCCTTGCCAATTGAACAAGACACAATTTATGTCTCGGTGGCCATTCCTttgtcttttcctgtctctctttctttttttttctcacagaaGCTTTGCGAGCTGTCAAAGCATGAGGAAGGACTCTGCACACTCTCTGGGCGCTAGAGAGCCGATCGAGCCTCGTCTCAGCCGCTGGTGCAAGCAGCGAGAACTTTCGTACGGTCTTGCCAGCTCAGCTGGTGCCGGACATCCACGACGGAATTCGCAGGTGCTGCGCACGAAAAGCAATTTCCACCAGAGTCCACAGAGTAGTTAGTACACCGCTCTGCCTCAACCGCAAAGGGAGCTCGCTCAGCCCGCCAGGTGGCGTGTCGCTCTCAAcgatcgtgacgtcacacggtgtAGATCCGTTTatagatatatacatatacattttttttttttggcgtgagCAGCCGGCACGACCAAATGCGGGACGTCACAACGAAAGGCACACGCAtatagcagtagcagtagtaggtTTGCAGTGTCTCTGAGTAGCAATTACCTTGAGCAGCGACTTCAGACACGTTCACACCCAGCTTGTGTGCCATGAAACCGACTATGCTAAATATGACAAATCCGGCGAAGAAGCTGGTGCCGCAGTTGCCGAAGCAGATGAACAGCGTGTCCCTGCGAAGAAAGGCGCAAAAGAAAACGGAAACGGTGGTCAGCAGAGCCCATACTGACCCGCCAGGGGGTCCTGCTAAGTAGAgagaacgcacacacacacaaggagaAGCAAAAGCGCGCATCGTGTCAACTGCATCATCGCACGAACAACCAAGATCAGTCAATGCAAACAGCGCGTCACTCATCCGCGACAAAGAGAACGAACAAGGCAAATCCCCAAACGACAAACGCGGAAAGAGCGAATACAACAGCCGTACAGAGTTCGACAGCACTTCAGGCACACCacaggcaaaaacaaaagaaggagGTAGGTACAGTGTACGTAAAGGTGGCTTACCTGTAGCAGTTGTTATGGAAACGGTTGTAGCTGGCTAAAGTAATAAGGCCTCCCCAGCACGGAGACAAGGAAAAGAAGATCTGCATTGCAGCGTCACCCCAGACCTGAGACGATACAGGGAAAAGAATCTATGCAGTCGTAATAGGGTTGTCTGTAGTTCGCGCGCCACCGCCAGACCCGCGTGCCCTTGTGCAAGGCAGGAAGGAAGCAAAagctctttttattttctttctttttcgttttgttttcacCATCTTTCATCTTGCTTCTatccctttttctcttttttgtagCCGAAAGAGCCTTATCTACAGCTATGGCGCAATAGGTCTACGGTGAGTTAGCCGACGGTTACATCGGAAAGCTATATACCTTATATCTCACACCAGCGACGATCTTGCATTAATGCCCCGAACTTACCCAATGTACCTGAAAAAAAGCAGTTATCCACAAGTGCGCCACTAGCAATGCCATTAGAAGGGATATGAAGGAAGACTTTTGTTAAACTTGCATGAAAGAAAAGCCCTAGCGAACAATCCCTGTCATAGTGAGCAATAAGAACTGAACAATATAGAAAGAAAGAGCATCTGGTACAATTTGCCTTAGCAATAACGTCGCCCTGAAGGTTGTTTCAGGCGATACTATATAACTCAAGGTATCAGCTACACGCAGTCTTCTTACTGTAGTACTACGCAAATAATAATGTGCGTCAAATTTTTCTGCGTGTTACGTGCGAAGCGTTACGTTTAAGTTAACGATCGAGCACAAGAGCGAGAGTTGTAATCGAAAGCAGGAACGAAATACAAAACATTTCACTGCGCAAGGCGTCAAAGATCATGCGTACAGTTTGCGCGATTCCCGAAGCGTAAGGCTTCAGAATTCACGCGgaaaaagaaataacaacaaaaacGCACAGTGCAAAACGAGATATCTTACCCTAGCTTCCGTAAGTCGTTCCCATTGTGGCGTCAGATAAAACATAATGCCGTCGTAAGCCCCTTCGAGAGTGCAGCTTCGGATCAGCAGAATGACGAGAACAACGTATGGAAACAAGGCTGTGAAGTAGACGACCTGCAAACCACGATGGAAATAGGACAACAATTAAAGATGAAAGGAACAAATTGTCGGAACATAAACATACTATAAAAACGGTAAGCGCGGGCTGGCGCTTGAAGCACCAAAATGACAGCGATTCCACTATGAAAACgtggaatgcgaaaaaaaaaaaaaggtcgcttGGTCCGATCTATTACAAGACTACACTCAAAGCACCAAGCAGCTGGTGCATGTAGCGGACGTCCGACTTTACGTTCGTTGTTTACATACTCCGCTGCCTCTGCGGAATATTTGACACCAGAAATAGGAAGGACGAATTGGTCCACAGCTATACGTTCGCGCGGATCGAGAATCAAGCCGCGCAATCTGACAGAGCGGTGCATGCCGTCGAGGGATTCGTCATCACCACCGCGACTATCAGTTAGCTCCACGCGGAAGAAGAACAAGACGCCCCGCACTCACCTTTCCCATTGTCTTCACGCCTCTGTACAAGCAGAAGAACACGATGACCCAGCAGATGAAAAGGCACAGAGCCAACTGCCACCGCACTCCGCCAAGGTCGTGCAGCCCTTCGGTCAGGTCCAGCACAAAGTTGCTGCGAATAGCAAAGTGTGCAGCCAGAGTCAGtccccaacccgccgtggttgctcaatggctatggtgttgggctgctgagcacgaggtcgcgggatcgaatcccggccatggcggccgcatttcgatgggggcgaaatgcgaaaacacccgtgtgcttagatttaggtgcacgttaaagaaccccaggtggtcgaaatttccggagtcctccactacggcgtgcctcataatcataaagtggttttggcacgtaaaaccccaaatattattattattattattagagtcAGTCCCCACGCGCACAGCGCGCAGCCCAAACGTGGAAACATGGCGAAACATGGAAACATGGTGGGTAAGCTGTCGTTTCAGAACCAGAGTTTCACTTGTATTTAAGGACAAGGATATTACGGGAAATAATGACAAATCCTTTTAAAAACACTGAGGCATTGCCGGGAACCTAACGCATCGGCTACCTGCTAGAAGAGCTTCGCTACAcgcaagaaaggaaacgaaaattCTACCTCAGTGTATTTCGGCTGAAGACGAATAAGCCAGATGCAAATAAGTCAGTGCTCTGTGGAGCTGCGCAGGCAGCCGCGAGCGGTAATTGTAGGATAACGCGGCGTGTGGTCTCGTTATAGAAGCGGGGCGGTGGTATGGCAAAATTTTCTTCCAAAAGGTTTAGAAGAGCGTGGCAAAGAAGGAACAAGAGACTCGAAACCGGCGAAACCATGACTTGCGCTAGTACAAATGCGTCGCCGAATATTtcaatattagaaaaaaaaatctttgcgGCGCAGAAcccgtaataaataaataaataaataaataaataaataaataaataaatatatatatatatatatatatatatatatatatatatatatatatatatatatatatatatatatatattaaggcgCGTAGCACATCATGACCTGAAGAAACACATACACGATCTAACACGATCTCTTGTTCTTTGCTGGGGTCTGATCGTAGCTTATCTTCTGGTCAGCACAAACTACAAAAAAAGCAGAAAATTTCACCGCCTCACTATCTTGGGCCTTACTGGAAAAATTCGTCGCTGGCCATTTTCGTGTTGTCCGTAGAATTCTTCACCGCATCCCAGAAGGCCGGATCAACTTCGTCCTGGATGATGCACGAACCATTGGCGAGGTGAACTCCTCCGTGGGCGGTGCAATTCTTTGTATCGAACCTCCGGCACGCTGCAGAGTGAATTTGTGCAGGAGCGTTCAAGTTTCTTGATATCATAAGTGAAATCATGTTCATTGTCATGTGCAGCATGCAATTAAAGGATGAGAGAACTGATGCTCAATTTATATCCATAACAGTCTGTACTCAACGAATGCATTAAGCTACACAAAAGGGGACACGCAACCGTTACTTTGTATCTAAACACGAACGAAGATGCTCGTATTATGCTTCATTATGAAACTgaatatgaaaataaaaaagaaaacagtcgaAAAAAGAGCTTCGATTGCATAAAGAGACAGTGACAGAACGGCAATGAATTGTGACTTGCTTGTTAAATTGTTGCCGATAATCTCACCCATAAGGCCTACAGAAAGAACAGCTTGACAGCAAACGAATCATGTTTTTGATACGGAGCTTTATGGATAGCTTGATTCGTGCTGTTTACGATCCGACAACCGGCCTTGACACAGTTTCGGAAAGCTTACCATCCGTATTCCACCAGTTGTCACAGGAACTCCATGGCAGTGTTGTGGTTAAGGATGACCCCAAGTAGAATAACGACCAGGCCAGAATCATGTTGTAATACACTCCTACCAAGGCAGTCATCAGGAACATCGCGTATCCAATTCCTGCAGAAAGCGGATGCAAAGGCGATTACACTTTCGCTTTCATTCCAACTGACACAAACGGGAAAGGCGAGAAAAATCCGAATTTAAGAAGGTAATTACCGTTTCGCCGGTCTTATTGTCAACAAACGGTGGCAAGATTGTCGTTCCTTGCGCCAAGCGCTTGCGTTACTTATTTTTAATGAACACATCTTAGTGAATACTTCCTGCGTACATTTCAATGACGTATGCAATTCATAAGGGCGGCTCATCAATTCCATATCATTTCCGTAACATGCAGCAGCGCGAGAATCATAAAATCATTTGACAGTGGTCGGTGACAAGTTAAGGATACAGTGGCAAATTTACCACTGTCTAACTCGGACAATTTGTACAGGTGCGCCAAGTAATCACGTTCGCTCgtttccgtgacgtcacggcagaggcgatctttttttaatctttcagGAACTATGTTTCAGAGCGCGGGCGCACAGAGGCCAGGTGCAAAGAGGTTGTTTACCAGGCCTGAGCTCACAGTGATTTATTCGGTTGTCTTCCCTGCCTTTCGCACCTCATTTATCTCTCttcctctcactctctctctctcttcggttGTCACCGAGCATACAGATGGAACGTTTTAGCAGGGCATTTGAATACCGGGCTCAATATTGAAAAGCACTCGACCACTTCTGTACCGAGAAAGATTACCACTCACTTGCAACGAGCGGCGAAATCAAAGGCTACTTCTTGCTACCACAGAATGTATCAATGACTTGCGAATGCAAAAAAAAGCAGCGCTTCTTTCACATGCGCCATTTTAAATGCAATGTCAAAATTTTTCACGGCAGCTGTTCACCCGGAATGAGAAAATTAGCGGTAATTTTCACCTTGAAATAACGGTGATATCTTCCATATGGTGATCGGCCCTTCGCTGGCGTACTGGCCAAAGGACAGTTCCAAGAGGAAGAGAGGCAGTCCCACGAATAGCAGCATGACGCTGTAAGGGATGAGAAAGGCCCCTGCGCGAAAAAATAGGCAAGGCGAAGATCACTTTCTGTGCACACGTGTAGGCGTACACTGAGTGCGTAACAAAGTTCAGCGGTAGCCTTCTTCGACCGCAAAGCAGAGTTGATTCTTGCAGGCGGCTATCATTGGTATTGCTGAAACAGGTCTATATGCAGACAAGTTTGTGTTTTCAATTGCAGCTCAAATATTCGCCAAAAAGGTACCGCGACAGTCAAGGAGGTGACTGCAAACGAAGGTTGACTAATAGCGCTCAGCAGTTGTCGGAAAGTGACAACGCCCCATTTGTTTCATTGCACGTGGAAAAAACATTTCAGTACACTTATTTACGTAGTAAGTGCAGCGAAACAGTCAGTTAATTTTCTGCAAACATTGGTGCAATTGTAGATTTTATAAACACGAGCCTGAAGTGTACAATAGATGGAAAATTGAAGCGATCCTTCGAATATCCCTCAAGAAAATCAATGAAGTGAACAATCACAAAAAacgtgagctttctttttttcttttttttgcttttgcgttGCGACAAGAAAGCTGCGCATCTTTGTACACTCGatcacaaaagtttacggaccgtgGGATcacagaaaacgttcaatttccgagcagcctgtaataGTAGTCAGTAAAACCGGACATCACAACGTTGTTCACATATATACTGGTAGAGGCTGTCAATGCGAATACtataggctgcgttgtgaggctgcgcagatattcagctttttctcagatctcgtgtTCCGTAAAAAAATTTGTGGTTCACTGTACGATGTACCTCGAATGTATACGCCCTTATCGATAAGACGAGCTTTCCGACCTGCCTTTATCGAATTCGGGCTTCCTTTCTGACGTCATCCCTCTTGCATGCCGGTAGGGTGTACACGCTATGGCAAAAGTAACTGCGGACTGTCACAAGTGCCCACAATAGGGGTTGCGTTACAATTGTTCACCCCATTCAGTATGAGCAATGTGGAGTTTTCTACGAATTTGACCTTCATGCGTTGATATTTCGAAGTAGTTGCACGAAATGTTCTCGCCAAAGTTTACTTTGCTCTGCAGGTATTTTGATCTGTCCCCGAGCTCTTAGGGATCGGGAAGCGAGTACATACGGTGACTAAAAAGTTCGCCAGTAATGTGTAGTCGGCAACGTTTGAGGGCTAGAACCTCTTTAGCTCGTTTCCTCTCGTGAAGGCCCCGAGTACCTGTTGCTTTTGGGCAGAATAATACTTCCCCCAACAAAGCCGCAACCACACGCGTTAAACAGCTCTACACGGCCACTTACTCGGGAGTGTCACAAAATAAACAGCGTATAATCTATCGTATTGGCCACAGCAAATCACTAAAACGGTGCTCGGACATATCGAGAAGACGCGAGCGGCCGAAGTGAGCATGCTGACACGGATACGCAggagtgacaaaaaaaaaaaaaaggcaaagttcGGAATGACTACATTCGCGTATCGTAGCCGTGGTCATTGTAGCGACGATTCTAGAGAGAACGCAGACTGAAAAGGTTTAGTCGCTTAATTAGAAAGGACGACATTTACATCGGCAAGAACGTAAGCGAAGTTGACTCGGGCGCTAAGATGAAACAAGATCGGCCTAAGGAGGGACGGCAAAGAAGCATCGAGGTTTGAACGTGAAGTCGCCGAGTGGCGTCATCGGTTCACCGATGGAGTGGCGGTCAAGAAACGAACAGAAGACGGCGACTGCACATGCACATTCTCAAAAGGAGGTCTACAAGAGCACTGCAATGGTCGCGACAGGGCTTTGAGTGCGTGCGTTGGCAGAACTGGAGGGAGTTGAGGCACGAGGCTTCATCCTGCTTTAACAACGGGCTTTCCACGCTTTAGCGCAGCCCATAAAATGGGCTTGACTGTCTTCGTTTCTGTGCCGCTGAACTAGCACAGAATGAAGAGTAACTCAAACGAGAAGAGGAGGAGAAACAACGAACCGCAACAATGATTGGCTCTTACCTCCTCCGTTGCGGTAGCACAGGTAAGGAAACCGCCATATGTTTCCGAGCCCGACGGCGTAACTGAGGCAGGAGAGCAGGAACTCCACACCAGAAGACCAATTGCCACGCTCCTTGTTTTCGTCGACATCGCGCGAGGCCGTGATGATCACCTCGGGGATGTCCGGCGGGGGCGGTGGCAACGCCACGGTGTGGTGGTGGTTCCCGTTAGCCTGCTGCATGGCgaagggagaaaagaaaaaagaaagaactcgtCACTGACGGTGTCGATCAAAACATATAAAGATACATCGAACGAGAACGTTATATATGCCCGAAGTAACGAATATCGCCCCATCTAACCTTAGCTGACGTTCTTGTGCAGTCAGACATGATGCACGCGTTGTGCAAGATGTTATT
Protein-coding sequences here:
- the LOC142579448 gene encoding sodium- and chloride-dependent glycine transporter 1-like isoform X1; this encodes MLRGIPQYYFLKANTEEGNEADHEPMLEQANGNHHHTVALPPPPPDIPEVIITASRDVDENKERGNWSSGVEFLLSCLSYAVGLGNIWRFPYLCYRNGGGAFLIPYSVMLLFVGLPLFLLELSFGQYASEGPITIWKISPLFQGIGYAMFLMTALVGVYYNMILAWSLFYLGSSLTTTLPWSSCDNWWNTDACRRFDTKNCTAHGGVHLANGSCIIQDEVDPAFWDAVKNSTDNTKMASDEFFHNFVLDLTEGLHDLGGVRWQLALCLFICWVIVFFCLYRGVKTMGKVVYFTALFPYVVLVILLIRSCTLEGAYDGIMFYLTPQWERLTEARVWGDAAMQIFFSLSPCWGGLITLASYNRFHNNCYRDTLFICFGNCGTSFFAGFVIFSIVGFMAHKLGVNVSEVAAQGPGLAFVAYPEAVTHLPLPPLWAFLFFFMLMTLGMGTQFTIIETVVTTIVDTWPEKLQHRKPVVLLGVCTTLFFAGLIICTNGGMYVLQLMDNYCASFSALMIGLTEIIVIAWIYGVDRFLEDIKVMLGHYPFPVLYWRLVWKYLVPTLILGILVFSMIDMPATKYGEYEFPSWATGVGFLFSFASISAIPIVAVMKIYNARGTLKERIKMLSQPTADWGPKLQMHRMETHSPKHTDSQVPLALPSYNQDGDDDDIFPVYYKPDNGDSESEAGGISLNIRKGSYESGR
- the LOC142579448 gene encoding sodium- and chloride-dependent glycine transporter 1-like isoform X3, which encodes MAYSPVKVMRYKQANGNHHHTVALPPPPPDIPEVIITASRDVDENKERGNWSSGVEFLLSCLSYAVGLGNIWRFPYLCYRNGGGAFLIPYSVMLLFVGLPLFLLELSFGQYASEGPITIWKISPLFQGIGYAMFLMTALVGVYYNMILAWSLFYLGSSLTTTLPWSSCDNWWNTDACRRFDTKNCTAHGGVHLANGSCIIQDEVDPAFWDAVKNSTDNTKMASDEFFHNFVLDLTEGLHDLGGVRWQLALCLFICWVIVFFCLYRGVKTMGKVVYFTALFPYVVLVILLIRSCTLEGAYDGIMFYLTPQWERLTEARVWGDAAMQIFFSLSPCWGGLITLASYNRFHNNCYRDTLFICFGNCGTSFFAGFVIFSIVGFMAHKLGVNVSEVAAQGPGLAFVAYPEAVTHLPLPPLWAFLFFFMLMTLGMGTQFTIIETVVTTIVDTWPEKLQHRKPVVLLGVCTTLFFAGLIICTNGGMYVLQLMDNYCASFSALMIGLTEIIVIAWIYGVDRFLEDIKVMLGHYPFPVLYWRLVWKYLVPTLILGILVFSMIDMPATKYGEYEFPSWATGVGFLFSFASISAIPIVAVMKIYNARGTLKERIKMLSQPTADWGPKLQMHRMETHSPKHTDSQVPLALPSYNQDGDDDDIFPVYYKPDNGDSESEAGGISLNIRKGSYESGR
- the LOC142579448 gene encoding sodium- and chloride-dependent glycine transporter 1-like isoform X2; translation: MRDSFSFAAGDHTMKTGKWQALQANGNHHHTVALPPPPPDIPEVIITASRDVDENKERGNWSSGVEFLLSCLSYAVGLGNIWRFPYLCYRNGGGAFLIPYSVMLLFVGLPLFLLELSFGQYASEGPITIWKISPLFQGIGYAMFLMTALVGVYYNMILAWSLFYLGSSLTTTLPWSSCDNWWNTDACRRFDTKNCTAHGGVHLANGSCIIQDEVDPAFWDAVKNSTDNTKMASDEFFHNFVLDLTEGLHDLGGVRWQLALCLFICWVIVFFCLYRGVKTMGKVVYFTALFPYVVLVILLIRSCTLEGAYDGIMFYLTPQWERLTEARVWGDAAMQIFFSLSPCWGGLITLASYNRFHNNCYRDTLFICFGNCGTSFFAGFVIFSIVGFMAHKLGVNVSEVAAQGPGLAFVAYPEAVTHLPLPPLWAFLFFFMLMTLGMGTQFTIIETVVTTIVDTWPEKLQHRKPVVLLGVCTTLFFAGLIICTNGGMYVLQLMDNYCASFSALMIGLTEIIVIAWIYGVDRFLEDIKVMLGHYPFPVLYWRLVWKYLVPTLILGILVFSMIDMPATKYGEYEFPSWATGVGFLFSFASISAIPIVAVMKIYNARGTLKERIKMLSQPTADWGPKLQMHRMETHSPKHTDSQVPLALPSYNQDGDDDDIFPVYYKPDNGDSESEAGGISLNIRKGSYESGR